In Camelus dromedarius isolate mCamDro1 chromosome 3, mCamDro1.pat, whole genome shotgun sequence, one DNA window encodes the following:
- the LOC105093494 gene encoding LOW QUALITY PROTEIN: olfactory receptor 2T27 (The sequence of the model RefSeq protein was modified relative to this genomic sequence to represent the inferred CDS: inserted 1 base in 1 codon; deleted 1 base in 1 codon) — MEWGNYSMYADFVLLGLFSNTRVPWLLFVLIFLVFVISIASNTVMIILIHMDSHLHTPMYFLLSQLSIMDILYISTIVPKMLVDQMVGQRAISFAGCTAQHFLYLTLAGAEFFLLGLMSYDRYVAICNPLRYPVLMSRKICLLIVVAAWLGGSIDGFLLMPVXMQFPFCASREINHFFCEVPALLKLSCVDTSAYETAMYVCCIMMLLIPFSVVSASYTRILLTVYRMSEAEGRRKAVATCSSHMVVVSLFYGAAMYTYVLPHSYHTPEQDKAVSAFYTILTPLLNPLIYSLRNRDVTGALQKARGRCLSSGR; from the exons ATGGAGTGGGGCAATTATTCTATGTATGCCGACTTCGTCCTCCTGGGCCTGTTCAGCAACACTCGCGTTCCCTGGCTTCTCTTTGTCCTCATCTTCCTGGTATTTGTCATCTCCATAGCCAGCAACACCGTCATGATCATTCTCATCCACATGGATTCCCACCTCCACACTCCAATGTATTTTCTGCTCAGCCAGCTTTCCATCATGGACATTCTGTACATTTCCACCATTGTGCCCAAGATGCTGGTTGACCAGATGGTGGGCCAGAGGGCCATTTCCTTTGCAGGATGCACTGCCCAGCATTTCCTCTACTTGACCTTAGCAGGGGCTGAGTTCTTCCTTTTAGGACTCATGTCCTATGACCGCTATGTCGCCATCTGCAACCCTCTGCGCTATCCTGTCCTGATGAGCCGCAAGATCTGCTTATTGATTGTGGTGGCAGCTTGGCTGGGAGGGTCCATAGATGGCTTCTTGCTCATGCCAG ACATGCAGTTCCCTTTCTGTGCTTCCCGGGAAATCAATCACTTCTTCTGTGAGGTACCTGCCCTTCTGAAGCTCTCGTGTGTGGACACATCAGCCTATGAGACAGCCATGTATGTCTGCTGCATCATGATGCtcctcattcctttctctgtCGTCTCGGCCTCTTACACAAGGATTCTCCTGACTGTTTACAGGATGAGTGAAGCAGAGGGGAGGCGAAAGGCAGTGGCCACT TGCTCCTCCCACATGGTGGTTGTCAGCCTCTTTTACGGGGCTGCCATGTACACCTATGTGCTGCCTCACTCTTACCATACCCCTGAGCAGGACAAGGCTGTGTCTGCCTTCTACACTATCCTCACTCCCTTGCTCAACCCGCTCATTTACAGTCTCAGAAACAGAGACGTCACAGGGGCCCTACAGAAAGCTCGGGGGAGGTGCTTGTCCTCAGGAAGGTAA